Genomic window (Nicotiana sylvestris chromosome 7, ASM39365v2, whole genome shotgun sequence):
accatgacgCTGCGActttactgttactgctgttgctgctgctactactgctcactgacctccttattacattaaaaagaaaaatcaaagataAGTAAAGAAGGTATAAATCCTAATATCTATTGTATGAGTCAAAATCTATCTCTAGAATATAAGTTAAAATGACATCGGTAAAGCATCTCCAGGTCGCCATGGGTCGAAATGATCTAATCAACAATGAAGGCAGTGGTCGAAGAGTCATCAAGGATCAAGGTCGAGATCGAGCACCGTTGACAGAGTTATAACGGCTAGTTTCAAGATAgggcaacaataacaacaacatacccagtaaaatcccaccagtggggtctggggagagaagagtgtacgcagaccttacccctaccccgaaaaggatagagaggctgtttccaggagactctcggctcaacaagagagacaataatatcagaaaagaaacaaaagaaaaggcctgtaacaacaaaagatgccagaaagaaaataacaacaaGGAATAAGGGAAAGGACAATAACACAAAACTATGCCACCAACCATGTGGACACAACATAGACTGCTAACAAACCTAAACAGAACTCTATCAGTCTACCCGGTACAAAGAGAGAAGAACTCTCGACTACCCCTAGCCCaccaccctaatgctcgacctccacatgttcctatcaagagccatgtcctcgaaaatctgaagtcgcgccatgtcctccCTGATCACCTCGCCCCAATACTTCTTTGGCCGCCCTCTGCCTCTTATCGTACCCGCCAAagtcaaccgctcacacctcctaaccggtGTATCTAGGCTTCTCCTCCGCACGTGTCCGAACCATCTAAGCAGCGCTTCTCGCATCTTGTCGTCCACGGGAGCCATGCCCaccctctcccgaatatcttcattcctaatcttatccagcctagtgcgcccacacatccatctcaacatcctcatttctactactttcatcttctggatatgtgaattcttgactggccaacactcagctccatacaacatggctggtctaaccaccgctctatagaaTTTACCTTTGAGTTTCGGCGGCacattcttgtcacacaggactccagacgctagcctccatttcatccaccccaccccaatACGGTGCGTAACATCCCCGTCGATCTCCCCATCTCCCTGGATAATTGACCCTAAGTActtaaaactttctctcttgAGGATGACCTGTGAGTCAAGCCTGACTTCCACATCCGCTTCCCCCGTCACGTCGCTGAACTTATATTCCACATATTCCGGCTTAGTCCTGCTTAACTTGAAATCTTTAGACTCCAGGGAGTTTCAAGATAGGGCGtaaaagagaatattctagtaGATATTCTTTTCACTTGTACTGTTAAGATTTTTAGAAACATGTTCCCTATAAATACAAAGAGACAGTGATATGGGGCATGTGATATTCATTTTGTAAAAGACACTTTGACTTGAGAAAGAGAAAATCGGGTTCCAACCATAAGCACACAAAAATAATCTTTTTTCGAAGATTCTTGCATACACTTTTTTACtagatccgaaaatattttgGGCACTCAAAGATTGATTTATCATTTTCGATTGTCAGAGAGAATATTCATTACTTCCATCTTGTCTTGGATGACTCCTTagtatttatttatataaatgtCATTTGTTATTATTCATCTACATTCTGCGTTACTTCTATTTTGATTCTTGACTATTGACTATTGCATGCTATCATACCTTTTGGAACAGATTTGCGCATCACTCGTTATACTATTAGGAACTTCTTTTCAGAATATTATTGTTAACAAAAATTTACTCTAGTTTAATTAGTTAAACAAAAATCTACATTTTTGGTCAACATCTACCTTAAGACAACTCCTATTCGACATCTATTAAAATTACAAACTAATCAAGTTCCCCAAGCCCTTATAAATAATTGTTGAGTTGAGGAAGAGAAAATAATTGAGTTGTTTGATTAGGGAATATTTTATCCCATCATATTTTAAAGTATGTTTGTTTATATTTGAAGCTTATAAATAATTGCTGGACTTGTTTGAGGCATTAaacattttaaaattaattcGAAGGTTTTAAATCATGTGAGAAGTCAAAAGAAAGTTAGGTGCTCCGTACTTAATAAAAATGTATGTCATATTTTCTCTTTTGGTATACTCTGAGACactatttctttatttctagtaGTTGGTCATAGATGAATAAGTATACCATGGTTTATTTTTCCAATTTAATCTTTTAGTGTTCGAATCTTGAAACTTATCAGTCCAATTAATTTAAATTTGCTTGGGTTATGCTTCTTAGGAATATTAAATAGCACCCTTCAAAAAATCAATAATTTACGACTTGAGCTCGACACTTCTATCATAATTATGCCCATGGTATATTAGAATTCGTTATCTAAATTTTCACAAAAGAAATTCATGGTCAATACTCAACACCATTAAATGAAAATCTTGATTGCACCAAccaattttatttgaaaagagcaaggaagaataaaagaaaacatCATAGCTAGTTGAAATATAATAGGGTTGGCGTTATAACTTATAATAGAAGAACCAAAATTAAGCAGCCACCCTACTTTTCTATACAAACctactttttttcttttggatcatcacatgcTGAGAGGATCCTTTGTTTTTAACACACTAAGATTTCACTCTGTTCTGTGTTTATCAGAAAatctttctctctcttctttcacaTAAATACTCACACGCAGGCCGCATGCTTGTTCAGGCTCTCTCTACGTAGAGCCCTGAACCCTTTCAAATTTTGTAAAATCTTGATCTTGATTTTTGGTGATACTATATTTATTTGTGATCTTTAAAGTTTTTGTCAATTTTGAGTCAAAAACCCCATCTAAAATCTCGCTTGCCAGCTCAAAGTTTTTTTTTTCGCAACTATGATCTCAACAGTGAAGCAATCGGCTGTTACACTCAATGGGTCTGATTTTAATCGGTCAAAGTTCCAAACTTTGACTTCGTTACGCCGTTTCTCACTTTTGCCACCTTTACCGGCGATGAACCCTAGCCAGAGCTCCGGCGTATCTCTTTCAAAGCCTATTTATGTTTCATCTGTTGAAAAGTTTGGAACTTTGAGGAGATCTAAAGGGCATGATCAAGAAAAAAGTTGTTTGGTTAAGTGTAAGGCTTATGAAGCGGATCGGGCCGAACCGATTGATGGGCCCGAGTCCAAAACTGAGGTGGCGAGGAGGGTGAAGATCGGTGTGTATTTTGCTACATGGTGGTTCTTGAATGTGATCTTTAATATATATAATAAGAAAGTGTTGAATGCTTTTCCATTCCCTTGGTTAACTTCAACGTTGTCACTTGCTGCTGGTTCACTTATTATGCTCATTTCTTGGGCTGTTAGAATTGCTGAAACTCCCAAAACTGATCTTGAATTCTGGAAAACCCTCTTCCCGGTAAGAAATTGAATTTTTCGATACCCAATTGCCTAAAGGCAACAACTTTTTGGTTCTTTTCTTGTTTTGATGATCTTTGTGGCCATGATTTTGTTCTTTGATGCCTTGTGTTTAGGTCACTAGCGGTACTTGTGATTTGTTTTTCTAATGTTTGGCTAATTTTGATTGTTTTCCTTCAATTACTGGGGATCTAGTCTTATGGTTATTTTTGTGGGTTTCTGTGGTTTTAGGTTAATAAAGGATTTAACCCCTCTAGGAGGGGCAAAAACCCTACTAACCCAgtttcaaaattttatttttcattttgtcTGGATTTAACTTTGGGAGAAATATTTTCTGGGTTTGTTGACAGAGAACACAAAACAACAAAATTGTTGGTTTTGAAGTACAAACCAATTGTTTTCTGAAAACAAAGTTTTGTTTTTTTATGGATGAAAACCTTTTCAATGCTAAGTGATTTATTTCCTGCTTAAATTTTGGGGCTCAATAGTTATTCGGTACCTATACTCGTGGAATAGTCAGTATGCACACAAACTAGCTTAGATACTACCATTATCAAAAAGAGCTTTGCTTTTATACCAGACAGAGTCTTAATAAGtctttgttttttttcatgtTCTATGTTCTAGGTTGCAGTTGCACATACAATTGGGCATGTGGCAGCTACTGTGAGCATGTCAAAAGTGGCAGTGTCATTCACTCACATCATCAAGAGTGGTGAACCTGCTTTTAGCGTTTTGGTTTCAAGGTTCCTCTTGGGAGAGTCATTCCCTTTGGCCGTTTACTTATCTCTAATTCCGATCATCGGTGGTTGTGGTCTTTCTGCTCTTACAGAGTTGAACTTCAACTGGATTGGTAATTAATCAACTTTTAATGGTTAAGACTTGATTTCCCATCATTTGTATTGATTTTTCTTGCCTGCGGCATGGTAAAACATTTGTACTGTTATTATCCTCGTATGCTCATAAATTTTTTGAACATTGATGGCAAATTTTTCGTATAAGAGAAGTGGTTTATACACCTAGCTGTAACAGCTGTAGTATAGTGCAGCATTTTCTGAGGGTAATTCTGACTTCTACGTCATGTTAGTACGTTTTCTTTAGGAATAATATTTTTTAGAAGTTTTGTTTTAGTCATGTCAAAGATTTATATGCTAGTAGTATTAATAGAGAACTTCtagtagtttttatttttatcttttacaAAATTAGACAGATTACCTTAAACGAAGCGACATGGTCAACAATGATTCATATAGCCAACCCCACTTGCTTGTAATTGAGGCGTAGTTCTTGTTGTTGTAATTTTGACTTCTCGAGTTTGATACCTCTCTGAAAAATGGAAGGACTGTTAGGTGATACACTCAATCACGTTAGATTTCTAAGAGACCTCTTTTATGGATAAAATTGTATCTGGTTTCTGCTAGGCTGACGTAATTCTTATTCAATCAGGTGTCttggcattttctggtgtctTTGACAATTAAGTTGGTTTTATCTCTTGAAGGCAACTTGCTTATGAATTTGCTTTGCTGATCATTTTAACTGTTTTGTTGGTTTGTCCACGTTAGGTTTCTCGGGGGCTATGATCTCAAATGTGGCATTTGTCTTCAGAAATATATTCTCGAAGAAGGGTATGAAGGGGAAGTCTGTTAGTGGGATGAACTACTATGCTTGCCTGTCTATGCTATCTCTGTTGATTCTCACACCATTTGCCATTGCTGTTGAGGGACCACAGATGTGGGCACTAGGTTTTGAAAAAGCTGTCTCTCAAATTGGACCCCAAATCGTCTGGTAATCACAAAACTGCCACCATTTCTGCTTTACATTTTGTGTCATCTGCACTATGCCAAATACTACATTTGACTGCAGTAAGTTATGTCATGTCAGAgacatatataaataaaaatacttAGAACTTCTGGCACTAGAaaactatatttttaaaatgatatggACTGACATGGGCTTAATTGGGAGCGACATGGTTAGTGAAAATTCGCATTAGCCGATCCCAACTTGATTGATTGAGGCAGAGTATACAGTAGTTGCTGTTGTTGACTGCAGTAATTTGTAGTGTGAAAGCAGTAAATATTTACTTCACCTGAATTTTACTACGCCTAGAACAATTTAATGCTATTTGTGTAAAGAATAACTGATATGTGAGGAAGTGAATTAATATCAAGAATGGTGGTAGCTTGAGCTGTGTCAGAATGCGACAGGAAGGATTTTGGGAAAATAGTTGCATCACATACTTCACAAGAACTGTGAAAGTAGAATGTCCATGCATTACCCCCGGCCTATTTTCGTTTAATCCAATTAAGGCTTGATAACATATACTTTCTACCTCTAAATTTTAGCTTTGGTGTTGACTGATGTTTTATACGGTGGAATGTTTGTTGATAACAGGTGGATGGCGGCCCAGAGTGTATTTTATCACCTCTACAATCAGGTGTCATACATGTCACTGGATGAGATCTCTCCTTTGACATTTAGTATTGGAAACACCATGAAACGTATATCTGTAATTGTCTCATCCATCATTATCTTCCGTACACCCGTCCAGCCAGTCAATGCTCTTGGAGCTGCCATTGCAATTCTTGGAACTTTCTTGTATTCACAGGTGATAATTTCATTTTTTACCTTTCTGTACCAGGTGTGATTGTTTGTGCTTCCTTGATATGTCTTTCTATGGCCTATTTAGTTTTTTCTGCTCGAGTATGCAAACAAACTAATTTTTCTCCACAACTATTGTCATTTTTAACATGGGAATGAGAAataactcttttcctttcctccCAGACGACAACCTTCACTCGgatctttttgttccttttttctttgtgtttttttgtttgttttgtgtgtgtgtgtttatgtgttttgttttctttttcttttgggttGGCAAAGAGTGTTGGAAAGATTCATCATAATTTAACTATTTTTTGTTTGAAACTTAGATAACCTCTAATTTCCCATGAAATGCAAACCATCTAATGCTGAAATGGATAGAGTAATATTATTATTTCCCGAATTTAAGGGATATCCTATTGGTCATGTCATTCCATCAATTCCTAGCTCAAGTGGGAAGCTCCCTTCGCCTACAACCTTGAGGTTAGGAATTCAAAGTCAGTCAAGTGAGCAAAGTGGGAAAGAGCCATTGGTGACACTCTTGAAGAGGGGTGTGGGGGTGTGGGGTTGGGGGGTTAAGAGATTTAGGTTACCTTATCAAAATAATTACATCAATGGCAGGTGCAATATAACTCAGGAATAAGGAGAAGGGATATTATCTTGAAATTGCAAatggaataacaacaacaacaacccagtgaaatcccacaagtggggtctggggagggtagtgtctACAAATGTAATATATTAGAGAAATAATTTATTGAATAACGGAATGAAATGATTTCAAATGGGCAAAACCGATAGTGAGTATTTATATAAGTTGACCCAAACGTGCATTGGAATGAGAATTTATTGTTGACGTAGTGGGGAGGAGGTTTGCTCAATTTTAATCAATTTCTTTAAATTGCTTGTGGTTTTCTGCCCACTCATTGAGGACGAGTTAAACCCTTGATACTGACATTTGAAGAATTGTACAAGTTTTGGATCTTAACCAATTCCTGCTCCTGATAAGCCTGTAACTTAGACAACTCCTTTGATTCTCATGTTTTCCATGTTTTTGCGCTAATTAGGAAGttccatttttcatcattttgatTGCGACCCTTTCAACTTATAAACTCTTCGATTGTTATGCAGGCAAAACAGTGAAGAGTGGAATTTATATATCGCGCAGGAAAGGTGTCGGAGAGAACCGTGAGGTGTTGAGAAAACGTATCCCAGAATCCTCAATCTACCCTTACTTGAGGTGGAACATGAAACTTATTAGTATGTAGATAGCAATAATGGGTTAAAAATTCAAATCCTATAGAGCTGCGAAGGCGGGTTTCCTTGTTTCGTTATGCATCGAACTTGATAGAGGCATTCAAAACTGTACCAATAAACTGATTACTTGGGTAAGAGTGATATAAATTAGTTCAGTGAAGCAAATTTGGTTTTTACATCTTGAATGAAAAGAGCACGATTGGTCATTCCATGTTCGGCATTGATTGATTTCCAGGGGCAATGAAGCTGAATTTTTTCTCTTGAATTTATACTGAGAATCTATCAAAGTATCTTGTATAAAACTAAACAAAAGAACACACGTTTACTGACAGAAACCAAGTGACAATACTAAGTATACATGGAGAAACCTGAACACTTTCAGATTAGGTGGAAATCTCAGCCTATTAGTAATTTCCAAACGATCAAAAGAATCCTATCAGGTTTGTGAACCAGCAGTTCTAGCAACAAAAATTGAGCAAAATCTTCTTTTAACTTACAAAATTTGTTCTGCCTATAAACAGAAATACTTCAAGATACCTTCATAGAGTACACAGAATCCTCTGGGCCAAGCAATAACAAGGAGCTCCATCAAACCTTCAAATATTTAATAGCAGTCTGAACGTCCTTATCTCCTCTACCACTGCAGTTAAGCACAACCTTAGTTCCATTCGGAAGAGTTGGACACAGCTTCTCTAAGTAGGCCAGAGCATGAGATGTTTCCAGAGCGGGGATAATGCCCTCTAACCGAGATAGCCTTTTGAAGGCTGCAAACATAAAGACATAAGTGAAACTTGAATGGGTTTAGAAGATACATCATAAAAATGCAAGAAAAGTGGAAGCCAGTTACAGACTAGTAAATAGTAACTTCAAAGGGATCCAAATTATACGCAAAGCTTTGAACTAAGAGCAAGTGAAGTCACTTATCACCTTCCAAAGCCTCCTCATCTGTGATACTGTGGTACTCTGCTCTCCCCAAATCTTTCAAGAAGCTGTGTTCTGGCCCAACTCCAGGGTAATCCAACCTAATAATCCGGGGAGAAAACCAGTTAGAAGACATAATTCATAGCGATATGCCTATCCCTCTCAGGATTTCCTAATAGCATAATAAGCACTTAGGTAACAAGTAAAGTTCAAGTTATTACCCAGCACTGATAGAGTGGGGCTCAACTATCTGCCCATCTTCATCCTGCAGTAGATAGCTCATAGCTCCATGAAGAACACCCACCTCTCCCTTTGTCAAAGTGGCAGCATGTTTACCACTGTCTAGACCAAAACCTGCTGCCTCCACCCCAATCAACCTCACATCTTTGTCATCAACAAACTCATGGAACAGTCCCATCGCATTCGAACCTCCACCAACACATGCAACAAGCACATCTGGTTTCCCACCCCACTTGTCTAATGATTGCTTCCTCGTTTCTTTACCGATCACTGCATGGAACTCTCTAACCATCATGGGGTAAGGATGTGGTCCTGCA
Coding sequences:
- the LOC104233554 gene encoding glucose-6-phosphate/phosphate translocator 1, chloroplastic-like, whose protein sequence is MISTVKQSAVTLNGSDFNRSKFQTLTSLRRFSLLPPLPAMNPSQSSGVSLSKPIYVSSVEKFGTLRRSKGHDQEKSCLVKCKAYEADRAEPIDGPESKTEVARRVKIGVYFATWWFLNVIFNIYNKKVLNAFPFPWLTSTLSLAAGSLIMLISWAVRIAETPKTDLEFWKTLFPVAVAHTIGHVAATVSMSKVAVSFTHIIKSGEPAFSVLVSRFLLGESFPLAVYLSLIPIIGGCGLSALTELNFNWIGFSGAMISNVAFVFRNIFSKKGMKGKSVSGMNYYACLSMLSLLILTPFAIAVEGPQMWALGFEKAVSQIGPQIVWWMAAQSVFYHLYNQVSYMSLDEISPLTFSIGNTMKRISVIVSSIIIFRTPVQPVNALGAAIAILGTFLYSQAKQ